A genome region from Anolis carolinensis isolate JA03-04 chromosome 6, rAnoCar3.1.pri, whole genome shotgun sequence includes the following:
- the abcf2 gene encoding ATP-binding cassette sub-family F member 2, translating to MPSDLAKKKAAKKKEAAKARQRPKRSPEEEEEEATANGSQGQDGTRTPAPEAGGDVDEASRALEAFELKKAAARAVTGALASHPNSTDVHIISLALTFHGQELLSDTKLELNSGRRYGLIGLNGTGKSMLLSAIGKREVPIPEHIDIYHLTREMPPSEKTPLQCVMEVDTERAMLEREAERLAHEDAECEKLLELYERLEELDADKAEMRASRILHGLGFSPLMQRKKLKDFSGGWRMRVALARALFIRPFMLLLDEPTNHLDLDACVWLEEELKTFKRILVLISHSQDFLNGVCTNIIHMHNRKLKYYTGNYDQYVKTRLELEENQMKRFHWEQDQIAHMKNYIARFGHGSAKLARQAQSKEKTLQKMMASGLTERVITDKTLSFCFPACGKIPPPVIMVQNVSFRYSKDGPWIYNNLEFGIDLDTRVALVGPNGAGKSTLLKLLTGELLPSDGMIRKHSHVKIGRYHQHLQEQLDLDLSPLEYMMKCYPEIKEKEEMRKVIGRYGLTGKQQVSPIRNLSDGQKCRVCFAWLAWQNPHMLFLDEPTNHLDIETIDALADAISDFEGGMMLVSHDFRLIQQVAQEIWVCEKRTITKWPGDILSYKEHLKSKLLDEEPALAKKTHSA from the exons ATGCCGTCGGACCTGGCGAAAAAGAAAGCGGCCAAGAAGAAGGAGGCGGCCAAAGCCCGGCAGCGGCCCAAGCGCagccccgaggaggaggaggaggaggccaccGCCAACGGGAGCCAGGGCCAAGACGGGACCCGCACCCCCGCACCGGAAGCAGGAG GGGACGTGGACGAGGCCAGCCGGGCGCTGGAGGCCTTCGAGCTGAAGAAGGCGGCGGCGCGGGCGGTGACGGGGGCCCTGGCCTCGCACCCCAACTCCACCGACGTCCACATCATCAGCCTGGCGCTCACCTTCCACGGGCAGGAGCTGCTCAGCGACACCAAGCTGGAGCTCAACTCCGGGCGCAGATACGGGCTCATTGGGCTCAACGGCACTG GGAAATCCATGCTGCTGTCGGCCATCGGGAAGCGGGAGGTGCCCATCCCAGAGCACATCGACATCTACCACTTGACCCGGGAGATGCCCCCCAGCGAGAAGACGCCCCTGCAGTGCGTGATGGAGGTGGACACGGAGAGGGCCATGCTGGAGCGGGAGGCCGAGCGCCTGGCCCACGAAGATG CCGAGTGTGAGAAGCTGCTGGAGCTGTACGAGCGGCTGGAAGAGCTGGACGCGGACAAGGCAGAGATGCGGGCCTCGCGGATCCTGCACGGCCTGGGCTTCTCTCCCCTCATGCAGCGCAAGAAGCTCAAGGACTTCAGCGGGGGCTGGCGCATGCGGGTGGCCCTGGCCAG GGCCCTCTTCATCCGGCCCTTCATGCTGCTCCTGGACGAGCCCACCAACCACCTGGACCTGGACGCCTGCGTCTGGTTGGAGGAGGAGCTCAAGAC GTTCAAGCGCatcctggtgctcatctcccactCCCAGGACTTCCTCAACGGCGTCTGCACCAACATCATCCACATGCACAACCGCAAGCTCAAGTACTACACG GGCAACTACGACCAGTACGTCAAGACCCGGCTGGAGCTGGAGGAGAACCAGATGAAGCGCTTCCACTGGGAGCAGGACCAGATCGCCCACATGAAG AACTACATTGCCCGCTTTGGCCACGGAAGTGCCAAGTTGGCCCGCCAAGCGCAGAGCAAAGAGAAGACCCTCCAGAAGATGATGGCCTCGGGCCTGACCGAGCGGGTCATTACGGACAAG ACACTCTCCTTCTGCTTCCCCGCCTGCGGCAAGATCCCTCCACCGGTCATCATGGTGCAGAACGTGAGCTTCCGATACTCCAAAGACGGG CCTTGGATTTACAACAACTTGGAGTTTGGAATTGACCTGGACACACGGGTGGCCTTGGTGGGGCCCAACGGCGCAGGGAAGTCCACGCTTCTGAAGCTCCTGACGGGAGAG cTCCTGCCCTCGGATGGCATGATTCGCAAGCACTCGCACGTCAAGATCGGCAGGTACCACCAG CACTTGCAAGAGCAGCTGGACCTGGACCTCTCCCCACTGGAGTACATGATGAAGTGCTACCCGGAGatcaaggagaaggaggagatgagGAAGGTCATTGGCCGCTACGGACTGACCGGGAAGCAGCAG GTGAGCCCCATCCGCAACCTGTCGGACGGCCAGAAGTGCCGCGTGTGCTTCGCCTGGCTGGCCTGGCAAAACCCCCACATGCTCTTCCTGGACGAACCCACCAACCACCTGGACATCGAGACCATTGACGCCTTGGCCGACGCCATCAGCGACTTTGAGGGGGGCATGATGCTGGTCAGCCACGACTTCCGGCTCATCCAGCAG GTGGCGCAGGAGATCTGGGTCTGCGAGAAGCGGACGATCACCAAGTGGCCCGGAGACATCCTCTCCTACAAGGAGCATCTCAAGTCCAAGCTGCTGGACGAGGAGCCGGCCCTCGCCAAGAAGACCCACAGCGCCTGA